In Papio anubis isolate 15944 chromosome 20, Panubis1.0, whole genome shotgun sequence, the genomic window ctgcctcagcctcccaagtagctgtgactacaggtgcccgcaaccacacacagctaatttttgtattttttagagacggggtttcaccatgttggccaggctggtcttaaactcccaacctcaggtgatccacctggctcagcctcccaaagttgctgggattacgggtgtgagccaccacacccggtctaatttttgtattttttggtagagacaggatttcaccatgttggccaggctggtctcaaacactcctgacttcaagtcttccagcctcagcctcccaaagtgctgggattacaggcatgagccaccacacccagccctgaggcatctcttttttttttgcttttttgtttttttgagagcgAGTCTTGCTTcatggcccaggttggagtacagtggcacaatctcagctcactgcaacctctgcctcccaggctcaagtgattctcctgcctcagcctcccgagtagctgggactacaggtgcctgccactgtgcccagctaattttctttttttttttttttgagatggagtctcgctctgtcacccaggctggagtgcagtggcgcgatcttggctcactgcaaactccgcctcccagattcaagcagttctctgcctcagcctcccaagtagctgagattacaggtgcccaccaccacatctggctaattttcgtatttttagtagagatggggtttcaccatcttggccaggctggtcttgaactccttccctagtgatccacctgcctcggcctcccaaagtactgggattacaggtgtgagccactgtgcccagcccaatttttgtattttttagagatggggtttcaccatgttggccaggctggtcttgaactcctgacctgaggtgatccacccgccttggccttccaaagtgctgggattataggcatgagccaccgtgcccggctggcaTCTCTTTGAAGAGTCTGAAAAGCATCCATCTGAATCCGGTTCAATTCTTtagctgaatgcagtggctcacgcctgtaatcccagcactttggaaagtggAGGTGAGAGAATTATtcgggcccaggagttcaagaccagcctgagcaaaagagtgagacaccctctttaaaacaaaaaaaaaagaggccggacgccgtggctcacgcctgtaatcccagcactttgggaggccaaggtgggtggatcacgaggtcaggaattcgagaccagcctggccaacatagtgaaaccccatctctactacaaatacaaaaattagctgggtggcatgcgcctgtagtcccaactactcaggaggctgaggcaggcgaatcacttgaacctgggaggcagaggttgcagtgagccgagactgagccattgcactccagcctgggtgacagagtgagactccatctcaaaaaaaaataaataaataaaaaacaaaaaactaaccgggcatGGCGGCCTgcacctttggtcccagctactcaggaggctgaggtgggaagattgtttgagcccaggaagttgaggctgcagtgagccgtgatcactctactgcactccagcctgggcaacagagatcctgtctttggggaaaaaaaaaaaatctgtctaatTATTTAGTTTTATAGCCAATACAACTCGGACCCAGTGACACACCCAAGCTTATCCAGAGGGATGTCTAGCGCTGAGTCCTTTCATTTCCATGTCAGAACACCTCCTGTCTCCCTGCGCTGCTGCTGTTTTCTCTCTACGCCCAGCGGGACCacatagttatttcttttcttttttttttttttttttttgagacagaatcttgctctatcgcccaggctggagtgcagtggcgcgatctcggctcgctgcaagctccgtctcccgggttcacgccgttctcctgcctcagcctcccgagtagctgggactacaggtgcccgccaccaggcctggctaagtttttgtatttttagtagagacggggtttcaccgtgttagccaggatggtctcctgacctcgtgatccgcccacctctgcctcccaaagtgctgggattacaggcgtgagccactgtgcccggcctcacgTAGTTATTTCTACACCTCCAGGTACAGGGCCAGCCACACAGGAAGCCTCCAGAAAAGGACTAATGGAACCCAAATTTGATTCCCCACATCTCGTATCCTTTTGTCCGCTTTGTGAACTAGTGCTCTGCAGGCCACGATGGCCCCAGGCGGTGTGTTTCATTTGGCCTACCCAacgtttattttgtatttgttgcccaccgatttcaatttcttttttttttttttttttttgagacggagtctcgctctgtcacccaggctggagttcagtggccggatctctgctcactgcaagctccgcctcccgggtttacgccattctcctggctcagcctcccgagtagctgggactacaggcgctcgccacctcgcccggctagttttttgtactttttagtagagacggggtttcaccgtgttagccaggatggtctccatctcctgacctcgtgatccgcccgtctcggcctcccaaagtgctaggattacaggcttgagccaccgcgcccggcctcaatttctttttttgagatagagtcttgctctgtcacccaggctgaagtgcagtggcgccatctcgggtccctgctacctccgcctcctgggttcaagcaatgctcctgcctcagcctcctgaatagctgggactacaggtacctgctgGTTGtagttaattttcgtatttttacaaatacaaattgtaaattttgtatttgttaatttttgtgttttttggttaatttttgtatttttagtagaggtggggtttcaccatgttggtcaggctggtcttgaactcctgaccttgtgatccacccacctcggcctcccaaagtgctgggattataggtgtgagtcactgcacctggcctgatttcacattttattttattttatttggagacggagtctcactctgtcgcccaggctagagtgcagtggcgcgatctcagctcactgcaacctcccctcctgggttcaagcgattctcctgcctcaccctcctgagtagctgggattacaggcacccgccaccatgcccggcgaatttttatatttttagtagagacggggtttcaccacgttagccaggatggtctcaaactcctgacctcatgatccacccgcctcggcctcccgaaatgctgggattacaggcgtgagccaccacgcccggcagatttcacattttaaaaccccCTCACAGAATGGATGTCCAAATTGTCGTAGAAAAACTGGAGTTTCTATAGCTGCACTGTTTGGTAGGGTGGCCAGTGGTTATGTGTGACCATTGAGCCCCTGAAACCTGGCGAGTCCACACTGAGGCGTGCTATTGGTGTAAATACACAATGGGTTTCAAAAACTTAGTACCAAAGAGTGGAAAATGCCtcactaattatttttatgttgattacatgttgaaatgatattttggatatattgacgtaaataaaatattaacattaattttacttgtttcattttacttttttcttttttgagacagagtctcgttctggagtgcagtggcgtaatcttggctcacagcaacctccacctcctggtttcaagtgattctcgtgcctcagactcccaagtggctgggattacaggcatacccgactaatttttgtatttttagtagagacggggtttcaccatgttggtcaggctggtcttgcacttcTGGCCtcctcaagtcatccgcccaccttggcctttcaaagtgctgggattacaggcatgagccaccacatccagccttgttttacttttctcaatGTGGCCACTAGACTACTTTAAACTCTCCTTGGGTGTCACATCAGATTTCAAGTGGACAGCACTGTTCTAGAAACCCCAGGCTGGccaagtggtggctcatgccaagaatcccagcactttgggaggccaaggcaggaggactgcttgaacccaggagtttaagaccagcctgggcaacagtgagatcccatctcttcaaaaaattgaaaaattagccgggagtggcggcacacacctgtagtcccagctactttggggcttgaggcaggaggattgcttgatgccaggaggtcaaggctgtagagagctatgattgtaccactgcactgcagtctgggctgcaaagcaagatgccatctcagaaagaaaagaaaagaaaagaaacttcagaCCCCGTTACCGAATGTGCGCTGATTGGAGGCTGCCCCTCCTGGACGTGGCCCTGTCCCCACTACTCCCTTAATAGGCGCTTCACCCACTGGGGTTTCCTGCCTGGCTCCTACAGGTCAGAATGTTTGTGGCCTGTGCCCGAGTCCCCCGCTTACCACTGGGGTTCTCCTGGAATAAAAACCCCTCCTCCCCgaagatattctttgaaatatttgaagacaagGGTCTCCCTTGAATCTCGTTTGCGGACTCAGCACCTCCTTCCTTCACCGACTCCTCACACGCCATGGTTTTTAGTCTTTGGTCACCGTGGGGAGTGAAAGGGCTTGGGCTTGAGTGACAGGGCTGGGTCCCATTGTTGGCCCTTCTTTTTGGTGTTCTCTCCACAGGCGGAagcattttctctctctgaacTCTCTCTCAACTGTAAGAGGAGGCTCCTTGTGCCTCCTCCCCTGGCCAGTGTGGGGACTCAAGGAGTAATGACAGGACTTAGTGTGCAACAGGCCTGAAAAAAGTGCTTcctggccaggcgtagtggctcacgcctgtaatctcagcactttgggaagccgaggtggccggatcacaaggtcagaagttcgacaccagactgaccaacatggtaaaaccccgtctctactgaaaatacaaaaattagccaggcttggtggtgcgtacctgtaatgccagctactagggaggctgaggcaggagaattgcttgaacctggaaggcagaggttgcagtgagctgagattgtgccactgcactccagcctgggcgacacagtgagactctgtctcaaaaaaaaaaaaaaaaaaagtgcttcccTCCTCTCACCACTTCCAATCCATCACTGTCAAGGTGGTGCCCCAATGATGGCTCCAGGGGATGCTATGGAAATGTGACCCAGTGCAGAGACCCCAATGGTGACCTTGTGGGATTCTTACCCACCTTCGCCACTCAAGGGACAAGAGTGGAACAGACATGATAAGGACTGAGGGCTGTTTTTAGAAACCCTTCTGGAGGGAGCATTCTCTCTTTATTGATGTGGATAAGGATATTTAGTTGTCAGGCATCATAGCGAGGCGGGGGGCCTTTGGAGCGGTCAGACAAGGGGACAGGGCAGAGCTGGCATAACTCAGGCTGTTGGGGCCAGTGGTGGGCATGTTCACAGAGCTGGTGGCGGAGGGCGAGGGGAGGGTGGTCAGCACCATGCCGCCCTCATCCAGGGAGCGCTTGTAAGGGACTGGAGCATCATTTCGGAGGTCCTGGAATGCCAGGTAGGCCTGGAATATCTGTGGGCAGAAAACAGCGTGCTGAAGGCTGGCTTGGGCTGGGCAGGTCAGGAGAGGGACTGGGCTGGGGACTGGCCTGGGAAGGAGACAAAGGGTACCGGTGTTTGGACTGCTCACTGTCCAGGAGCCCTGGGCCAAAGCACAGGCCCTGATGCTGGGCTGTGGCTGCTCAGATGAAGCGGCACCTGGAAGGGACCAGCGGAGTCCTGGGGGAGCCCCCTCGTCCCTGACTCCCAGGGGAGCTAAGTGAGAGCAGGAATGTTCTAGCCCTTTCAACCCCACCCTGCAGAGGGTGCCCCTCCTAGGGAGGGGCGGTGGAGGGGCTTGTCCTCACCCAGACAAGGATGGAGAAGAAGGTGAAGGCGATGGCCGCCTGGGCACTGCTGCTCCCCAGGAGGAACGCTTTGGGCGGCGAATGCTGCCACTGGTTGGCCAGGAAGCAGAAACCCACGAACCAGACAACTGCCCAGAGAACTGCGGTGTcacagggagagaagagggggCAGGAGGAAAGCTCGCTCAGGCAGGGCTGCTGAGGCACGGGAAGGATGGGGCTGGCAGTCTTGCTGCACGACCTTCTACGTGttattgaaaaatactttttgccgggcgcggtggctcacgcctgtaatcccagcactttgggaggccgaggcgggcggatcacaaggtcaggagatcgagaccacggtgaaaccccgtctctactaaaactacaaaaaattagccgggcgcggtggcgggcgcctgtagtcccagctactcaggaggctgaggcaggacaatggcgtgaacccaggaggcggagcttgcagtgagccgagatcccgccactgcacttcagcctgggcgacagcgcgagactctgtctcaaaaaaaaaaaaaaaaaagaaaaatactttttgtatCAGCTTCTGTGTTGACACATCTCGCAGGAGTCATTCCCCAATCCCTCCTTGCCTTCCCTAAAGCGAGCTGCTGGAGCAGAGTTGCGCTGTCTAATACAGGAGCTGCCGGCCACATGCAGCTGTTTAAATTTCTATTCATTAACACAGGATtttaggccgggcgaggtggctcacacctgtaatcccagcactttgggaagctgaggcaaatggatcacttgaggccatgtgtttgagaccagcccaggcaacatggcgaaaccccgtctctactgaaaaaaagaaaaattagccaggcatggtggcgggcgcctgtagtcccagctactcgggaggctgaagcaggagaatggcttgaacctgggaggcggaggttacagtgaactgagattgtgccactgcactccagcctgggcgacagagtgcaactctgtctcaaaaaaaaaaaaaaaaaaagtttctcagctgcactggccacatttctttttgttgttgttgttgttgagacggagtctggctctgttgcccaggctggggtgccatggtgcaatctcagctcactacaagctctgcctcccggattcaagcgattctcctgcttcaggcttccgagtagctgggattacaggcactcacctccctgcccagctaatttttgtattttcagtagggatggggtttcgcctgttggccaggctggtctcgaactcctggcctcaagtgatctgcctgccgtggcctcccaaagtgccaggattccaggagtgagccaccgtgtcccgCCAGTGGCTGCATTTTAAAGTGCTTAGTAGCCACGGGTGGGAAGTGGCTCCTGCATGAGAAAGTGCGGGCACAGAACATTTCCACCCTCACAGGGAGTTCTCCTGCATAGCAGGAGATTGAATGACCTTCCAGGGCTCCCTTGGCCCTAAGTCACTGGGAGTGGCCCAGTGGGGAGGAGGAGCGGCAGGGTGGGGAGGAGTTGAGATCAAATAGACCGAGAGGAAGGAGGTCAGGCCCCAAAGAAGGACACACATTTTGTGCTAGATGTGTGCCAGGCTCCATCGGGAGTGTTTGGCAGTGGTTAGGAGGCAAGactttggctgggcgtggtagctcaagcctgtaatcccagcactttgggaggcagaggcgggcagatcacgaggtcaggagatcgagaccatcctggctaacacggtgaaaccccgtctctactaaaacaaaaaaaaattagctgggcatggtggcatgcgcctgtaatcccagctcctcgggaggctgagacagaagaatcgcttgaacccgggaggtggaggttgcagtgagccgagactgtgccagtgcactccagcctggcgacagagtgagactccatcccctccaaaaaataataaaaataaagattttctgtGAACGAGGGAAGCAAAGAAAATACAGGGCAGAAGGGAGGCTGCTATAATTTGCCTGGGGGTCAGAAGAGGTGACCCTTACCCAGAGTCTAAAGGGTAGTAATAATTCCCCAGGAGGAGACAGCAGGTGTCAGGAGCAGTGAGAAGCTCTGGGCCACTTGTGGTCAGATGCCTCCTGCTGGGAGGACGGTCAGGGTGGAGGCCGGCTGAAGGGTTGTGCCCGGGAGGCCCTGGGGAGCCAGGAGGGCTGTGAGCAGGAGGAGGGGCAGCTCTGGGTGGGAGGTCCTGGGGGCTTACCAGCCAGGATGAGGTCCAGGAGCTGGAAGGCTGTCTTGAAGCGGGTGTCAGCAATGTGGGTCTCCTGGGTGTCCAGGACGAGGAAGGCCAGGCAGCTGAGGAAGGCCAGGAAGCTGGCTACCACGGCAAAGCTGCAGGCCACATTGTTGCTGTTGAGAATGCAATGGAGCTGCGGAGACTCCATCTTGTTCTGGTAGCCATCGGTCAGCAGGGATGAGAAGATAATCAGGGAGAAGACCTGTGGATTCCCAGGGGCCAGAGAGGAGCTCAGTCTCTCCCTGAAGttgctcctccttcctccctggtGCTGTCGATCTTTCTGTACACCCAGTCACTGGTCCGTCTGGGCCCCTCCCTCCTTGTCATTGTCATAGTGTCACAGCCCTCAGCTTCCTGCCCCTCGTCCCCTCCGCTGCATCCTGGCTCAGGCCTCGTCCGCTCTCCTTGGcccttgccccagcctcctcccagcctcctcccacctccagtcTCCCCCACCTCAGCCCATCCCCACCACGGCCCCAGAGGAGTCTTTCCacaccctgcccctccctgcccacagtccctcatggctccCCAGTGCCTCAAGACTGAGTCCCAGCCCTGAAGCCTGGCCTTGGAGGCCCTGCAGAATCTCCGCTCCCCTCACTCTTCCAGTTTCATCTCTCCCCACTCACCCCTGCCTCCTCCACACTCTCCTTCTGCCACCAAACCCAGGTACCCGTATAAAATGCTTGGCCCGTTGCCCGGGACATGGGAAGAGCTGAATCAGTGTTTGCAGTCGTGAttattctctctgcctctcagctCTTCCCTCTGGGGTGGttctgaggactaaatgagaGGAGGCACTTAGAGCCCTTCCCTCTGCGACTTCTGTCTCCTCCCTCCTGGCCTCACTAATTCCTATTCATTTCTTAGGTTCAATTTGCAAAATCGTCCAAGCATACAGAAAAATACGAAGAGAAACATAAACGCCCAGTGTCGACTGGCCAAACTAACACATATTAACATTTTGCCTTGTTTTATGGCTTCGGGATTTTGTTTTAGACAAATAACGACACTGATCTGGTAACCCTGTCCCTCTTGTCTGTGCATGGTGCACAGTCTGCGTCCATGCCTGTCTTCTATGTGTATTTGCTAAATAAACCACAGAAACAGTCTACAAAGCCTCACCCAGGTCATCCTTACAGCCACCCTAGGATGCGGGCACGACTCACAGCCATGTGTTTCAGATAatggaactgaggcacagagaggataaGGAATTGGCTGAACCCAATTAgctggctgggcgaggtggctcatgcctgtaattcaagcactttgggaggctgaggtgggaggattgtgtcaggccaggagttcgagaccagcctgggcatcagagtgagacccagtctctacaaaaatattaaaaacaaaaattgctgggggtggtggtgcatacctgtagtcccagctacttgggaggctgaggcaggaggatcacttgagcccaggaggttgaggctgcagtgagccatgatcatgccactgcactccagctgaggtgagagagcaagactttgtctcaaaccaaacaaacaaacaaaaggccaagcacggtggctcacatctgtaatcccaacacttgggaggccaaggtgggaggaatcacttgagctcagg contains:
- the SYNGR4 gene encoding synaptogyrin-4 isoform X2 translates to MSRATGQAFYTGTWVWWQKESVEEAGVFSLIIFSSLLTDGYQNKMESPQLHCILNSNNVACSFAVVASFLAFLSCLAFLVLDTQETHIADTRFKTAFQLLDLILAVLWAVVWFVGFCFLANQWQHSPPKAFLLGSSSAQAAIAFTFFSILVWIFQAYLAFQDLRNDAPVPYKRSLDEGGMVLTTLPSPSATSSVNMPTTGPNSLSYASSALSPCLTAPKAPRLAMMPDN
- the SYNGR4 gene encoding synaptogyrin-4 isoform X1, yielding MHIPESLQDLASSEAVQLLRRPKTITRVFEGVFSLIIFSSLLTDGYQNKMESPQLHCILNSNNVACSFAVVASFLAFLSCLAFLVLDTQETHIADTRFKTAFQLLDLILAVLWAVVWFVGFCFLANQWQHSPPKAFLLGSSSAQAAIAFTFFSILVWIFQAYLAFQDLRNDAPVPYKRSLDEGGMVLTTLPSPSATSSVNMPTTGPNSLSYASSALSPCLTAPKAPRLAMMPDN